A genomic stretch from Primulina huaijiensis isolate GDHJ02 chromosome 14, ASM1229523v2, whole genome shotgun sequence includes:
- the LOC140956520 gene encoding MYB-like transcription factor ETC3 — protein sequence MDKCRQNQPKIQDAACSEEVSSIEWESVHMNEQEEDIISRMHRLVGDKWALIAGRVPGRKPEEIERYWMMKNADNFKSTKGKGIALVAMD from the exons ATGGACAAGTGTCGGCAAAATCAACCCAAGATTCAAGATGCTGCGTGCTCTGAAG AGGTGAGCAGTATCGAATGGGAATCCGTACACATGAATGAGCAAGAAGAAGATATCATTTCAAGAATGCACAGGCTTGTGGGAGACAA GTGGGCTTTGATAGCTGGGAGAGTTCCGGGTCGAAAACCCGAGGAGATCGAGAGGTATTGGATGATGAAAAACGCCGACAATTTCAAGAGTACCAAAGGGAAAGGGATAGCATTGGTGGCCATGGATTGA
- the LOC140958116 gene encoding probable WRKY transcription factor 53 yields the protein MEKVGIWDQESVIGELTQGREYANQLQKELNPPATSRESCAFLLQSILSSYDNALTLLEYMALLGYGERPSKISAFSILESPVSFEGNHRSEASDTDSNDQIRVSKKRKTLPKLSEQVRVCSETGVGNDGYNWRKYGQKDIQGTTHPRAYFRCTHRHTQGCLATKQVQRTDEYPETFDVIYRGKHTCRQETMKHNCNVEFRRKEEEESTKPDLKVETQQKYNEEENFLDFSFPTTPAACENMGMRFSSEPRSFIESSYSTPFLSPATSESYFSLSPRQINDFGIDHYLPSSESDLTEIIPNPTPLADFPPGDLDFLIDFVDFDTPFP from the exons ATGGAGAAAGTGGGAATTTGGGATCAAGAGAGTGTGATCGGTGAGCTAACTCAAGGGAGGGAATATGCAAATCAGCTGCAAAAGGAGCTTAATCCCCCTGCTACTTCAAGAGAGTCCTGTGCTTTTCTACTGCAGAGTATACTTTCTTCTTACGATAATGCTTTGACTCTGCTTGAGTACATGGCTTTACTTGGATATGGAGAACGCCCTTCGAAAATTTCTGCTTTCAGTATATTGGAGTCACCTGTTTCGTTTGAGGGTAACCACCGGAGTGAAGCATCGGACACGGATTCTAATGATCAAATCCGCGTTTCCAAGAAAAG AAAGACACTGCCAAAATTGAGTGAACAAGTGCGGGTGTGCTCCGAGACAGGAGTTGGAAATGACGGCTATAATTGGAGGAAATATGGACAGAAAGATATTCAGGGGACTACTCATCCAAG GGCATATTTTAGATGCACTCATCGCCATACACAAGGATGCCTGGCAACAAAACAAGTTCAACGAACCGATGAATACCCGGAAACCTTTGATGTAATTTACAGGGGTAAACACACCTGTAGGCAGGAGACGATGAAGCATAACTGTAATGTCGAATTCAgaaggaaagaagaagaagagagcaCGAAACCGGACCTTAAAGTTGAAACTCAACAGAAGTACaatgaggaggagaattttcttgatttttcttttcctaCTACCCCAGCTGCATGTGAGAACATGGGAATGCGATTCAGCTCGGAACCTAGGAGCTTCATTGAATCGAGCTATTCGACTCCGTTTTTGTCTCCAGCAACATCAGAGTCCTATTTCTCACTCTCTCCAAGGCAGATCAATGATTTTGGGATTGACCACTATTTACCGAGTTCAGAATCAGATTTAACTGAGATAATCCCAAACCCAACTCCATTGGCAGATTTCCCACCCGGCGACTTGGATTTCTTGATCGACTTTGTTGATTTTGACACTCCTTTTCCGTGA
- the LOC140956610 gene encoding NADPH HC-toxin reductase 1-like isoform X1, whose translation MDKGGCVVCVTGGSGYIASSLVKKLLDEGYTVHSTLRKLDDHPKIDILKSFHGADTRLKLFEADIYKPEEFEEAIQGCEFVFHAATPLLHSPGFKHDNMVDATVDSARSIASICIRSGTVRRLVYTASVVAASPLKEDGSGYKEVMDETCWTPLDFSRPYSNIVLQEYTLSKTLAEKEILRSGNGKIEVVTLACGLVGGETLMPSTPGSLQSILAPLTNDESAYNSLKFLEELLARVPIVHVEDVSNAHIFCMKEDSISGRFLCFNGYVSIAEIASYYRSKYPEFSIKKERFECLKRETKCVSTLLTEGGFEYKFDWKMVLDDSLSYAKRKADLGL comes from the exons ATGGACAAGGGTGGTTGTGTGGTTTGTGTGACCGGAGGCTCGGGTTATATCGCTTCTTCGTTGGTAAAGAAACTACTCGATGAAGGGTATACTGTACATTCAACACTAAGGAAACTAG ATGATCATCCAAAGATAGACATCTTGAAGAGCTTTCACGGGGCAGACACAAGATTGAAGCTGTTTGAAGCCGATATTTATAAACCTGAGGAATTTGAAGAAGCAATCCAAGGTTGTGAGTTTGTTTTCCATGCTGCAACGCCATTGCTCCACTCCCCGGGATTCAAG CACGACAATATGGTGGATGCCACTGTTGATTCAGCCAGGAGCATTGCAAGTATTTGCATCAGATCAGGAACAGTGAGGAGGCTTGTCTACACTGCCTCCGTGGTTGCTGCTTCGCCACTGAAGGAAGATGGGAGTGGATACAAAGAAGTCATGGACGAAACTTGTTGGACGCCTCTCGATTTCTCTCGCCCTTACAGCAATATTGTTCTTCAG GAATACACCCTGTCAAAGACATTGGCTGAGAAGGAAATTTTGAGATCTGGCAATGGCAAGATAGAGGTGGTAACACTGGCCTGTGGCCTTGTGGGTGGCGAAACTCTAATGCCAAGCACGCCCGGAAGCTTACAGTCAATTTTGGCGCCGCTGACAAATGATGAATCTGCGTACAACTCCCTGAAATTCTTGGAAGAGCTGCTTGCAAGAGTCCCAATTGTTCACGTTGAGGACGTGTCTAATGCCCACATTTTCTGCATGAAAGAGGACTCTATCAGTGGTCGATTTTTATGCTTCAACGGATATGTTTCCATAGCTGAAATCGCCAGCTACTACCGGAGCAAGTATCCAGAATTTAGCATCAAGAAAGA GCGATTTGAATGCCTGAAAAGAGAAACCAAGTGCGTTTCTACGCTGCTTACGGAAGGAGGTTTCGAGTATAAATTTGATTGGAAAATGGTTTTGGATGATAGCCTCAGCTACGCAAAGAGAAAAGCAGACCTTGGGCTATAA
- the LOC140956610 gene encoding NADPH HC-toxin reductase 1-like isoform X2 has product MDKGGCVVCVTGGSGYIASSLVKKLLDEGYTVHSTLRKLDDHPKIDILKSFHGADTRLKLFEADIYKPEEFEEAIQGCEFVFHAATPLLHSPGFKHDNMVDATVDSARSIASICIRSGTVRRLVYTASVVAASPLKEDGSGYKEVMDETCWTPLDFSRPYSNIVLQEYTLSKTLAEKEILRSGNGKIEVVTLACGLVGGETLMPSTPGSLQSILAPLTNDESAYNSLKFLEELLARVPIVHVEDVSNAHIFCMKEDSISGRFLCFNGYVSIAEIASYYRSKYPEFSIKKE; this is encoded by the exons ATGGACAAGGGTGGTTGTGTGGTTTGTGTGACCGGAGGCTCGGGTTATATCGCTTCTTCGTTGGTAAAGAAACTACTCGATGAAGGGTATACTGTACATTCAACACTAAGGAAACTAG ATGATCATCCAAAGATAGACATCTTGAAGAGCTTTCACGGGGCAGACACAAGATTGAAGCTGTTTGAAGCCGATATTTATAAACCTGAGGAATTTGAAGAAGCAATCCAAGGTTGTGAGTTTGTTTTCCATGCTGCAACGCCATTGCTCCACTCCCCGGGATTCAAG CACGACAATATGGTGGATGCCACTGTTGATTCAGCCAGGAGCATTGCAAGTATTTGCATCAGATCAGGAACAGTGAGGAGGCTTGTCTACACTGCCTCCGTGGTTGCTGCTTCGCCACTGAAGGAAGATGGGAGTGGATACAAAGAAGTCATGGACGAAACTTGTTGGACGCCTCTCGATTTCTCTCGCCCTTACAGCAATATTGTTCTTCAG GAATACACCCTGTCAAAGACATTGGCTGAGAAGGAAATTTTGAGATCTGGCAATGGCAAGATAGAGGTGGTAACACTGGCCTGTGGCCTTGTGGGTGGCGAAACTCTAATGCCAAGCACGCCCGGAAGCTTACAGTCAATTTTGGCGCCGCTGACAAATGATGAATCTGCGTACAACTCCCTGAAATTCTTGGAAGAGCTGCTTGCAAGAGTCCCAATTGTTCACGTTGAGGACGTGTCTAATGCCCACATTTTCTGCATGAAAGAGGACTCTATCAGTGGTCGATTTTTATGCTTCAACGGATATGTTTCCATAGCTGAAATCGCCAGCTACTACCGGAGCAAGTATCCAGAATTTAGCATCAAGAAAGAGTAA
- the LOC140956740 gene encoding hydroquinone glucosyltransferase-like translates to MENSAVRIAIVPTPGMGHLIPLVEFAKKLLHRHNYSTTFFLPNNGPLSDAQRSFLFTLPPALHFIILPPVTFDDYPGIIKSETRMALTITRSLPLIRDAVGSLNGSNKFAAFVADMFAVDTFDVASEFKIPPYLFFPSSAMTLSIFFNLPKLDKTVSCEYRDLPEKLQIPGCIPIHGRDLFDPAQDRKNDAYKWILHLADKFRTAPVGVIVNSFKQMEPGAFQDLEKKEKGKPDIHAIGPLIQMGSSSGVQNSSVCSNWLDEQPNCSVLFVSFGSGGTLSHAQITELALGLEMSNQRFLWVIRCPSDKSPSGLDDPLSYLPEKFIDRTKNRGLVVPLWAPQGQILAHGSTCAFLSHCGWNSTLESVVSGVPLIAWPLHAEQKMNAVLLHEGVKVALRPKAGENGLVGRVEVCDVVKGLMEGEEGEGIRSRMRALKEEAARALSSSAGLDDLAKKWKGDVAAR, encoded by the coding sequence ATGGAGAACTCAGCCGTGCGCATCGCAATTGTTCCAACTCCAGGCATGGGCCACTTGATTCCATTGGTAGAATTCGCAAAAAAACTACTCCACCGCCACAACTACTCCACAACGTTCTTCCTACCTAACAACGGGCCCCTCTCCGATGCTCAGAGATCCTTCCTTTTCACCCTCCCTCCCGCCTTACACTTCATCATCCTCCCGCCAGTTACCTTCGATGATTATCCTGGAATTATCAAATCCGAGACCCGTATGGCACTGACGATCACTCGCTCCCTGCCGTTGATTCGCGATGCGGTTGGGTCTTTGAATGGGAGCAACAAATTTGCCGCGTTTGTTGCTGACATGTTTGCGGTTGATACATTTGATGTTGCTAGTGAATTCAAGATTCCGCCCTACCTTTTCTTCCCATCTTCAGCCATGACTTTGTCTATTTTCTTTAACCTGCCCAAGTTAGATAAAACGGTGTCGTGTGAGTATCGGGATCTGCCGGAGAAGTTGCAGATTCCAGGCTGCATCCCGATACATGGAAGAGATCTTTTTGATCCGGCTCAAGACAGGAAAAATGACGCCTATAAATGGATCTTGCATCTAGCAGATAAGTTCAGAACGGCGCCTGTAGGGGTTATAGTGAACAGCTTTAAACAAATGGAACCTGGTGCATTTCAAGATttagagaaaaaagaaaagggtAAGCCAGATATTCACGCAATTGGCCCATTGATTCAAATGGGTTCAAGTTCTGGAGTTCAGAATTCATCTGTATGTTCAAATTGGTTGGATGAACAGCCAAACTGTTCTGTGCTGTTTGTTTCTTTCGGGAGCGGTGGGACTTTGTCTCATGCTCAAATAACCGAACTTGCATTGGGTTTAGAGATGAGCAATCAAAGATTCTTGTGGGTTATCAGATGCCCAAGTGACAAATCTCCCTCTGGTCTTGACGATCCTTTATCGTATCTGCCGGAGAAGTTTATAGACAGGACCAAGAACCGTGGCCTAGTCGTGCCTCTGTGGGCGCCGCAGGGACAGATCTTAGCCCACGGTTCCACCTGCGCGTTTTTATCTCACTGTGGATGGAACTCGACACTTGAGAGTGTGGTTAGTGGGGTACCGTTGATCGCGTGGCCTCTGCACGCAGAGCAGAAAATGAACGCCGTATTGCTGCATGAGGGTGTCAAAGTGGCGTTGAGGCCCAAAGCTGGTGAAAATGGGTTGGTGGGAAGGGTTGAAGTTTGTGATGTGGTAAAAGGTTTGATGGAAGGGGAAGAAGGGGAAGGGATTCGGAGTCGAATGCGGGCGCTTAAAGAGGAAGCAGCCAGAGCTCTAAGTTCTTCGGCGGGCTTGGATGATTTGGCTAAGAAATGGAAGGGTGACGTAGCTGCTAGATAG